The Notamacropus eugenii isolate mMacEug1 chromosome 4, mMacEug1.pri_v2, whole genome shotgun sequence DNA window atattgttgttcaatcagtcgtgtctgactctttgtgaccccatggaccatagcacaccaatgcTGTCCAcgtgggttttcttggcaaaggtactggaatagtttgccatttgcagacagaggttaaatgacttatctagggttacacagctagtatctgagaccagatttgaactcgtttcttgattccagacccagcaatctatccactgaaccacctagctggccTCCAACTTGCATATGCCTATTTATTTATGTTATCTCCTTCGTTAGTATATTAAGCTCTTTGAGTACCAGAACtgtttttaccttcctttgtataaTCCCAGAAACAATtaatgtgcttagcacatagtaactGACTGATCTTCTCCTTTGCAAATACCAGCTACCACATTCTGTGCTCCCATATCATTTCTTTAACTGGTTCTCCTTACTGACTGCCCCTCACCTGTGTCTCTTCactaatttttccctttcctggttGCCCAATGTCCTATCTCCATAGTGACCATTGCTGCCTCTTCCATGTCCTTTCACTGAGTGAACCACTGTTTCCTCATACTGATTTCTCCCTCATTGGCTATCCTCTCTCTCCCATTGCTCACCCCTGACTACCTTCCATCCATGTCCTTTTACTAGCCAACTCTTTTGTCTCCTTCAGGTCCTCTCACTTGACAGACCTCTACCTCCCCCATGTCTCAACAATTGTGTCCTCATAGTGAttattccctctccctctgtcttcacTGACCACTAGCTTCTTGTGTCCCCAGGCTCTGGCTGCAGTCATGGATCATTGTTACTACAATGAATCTGTAAGCTTCTTCTACAACTACAGTGGGAAGCAGCTGAGTCTGGACTGGCAGCCCAAGGATGTGGTAATGGTGGTCCTGGGGCTTACTGTCAGTGTAGTGGTTCTACTGACCAACCTCCTGGTCATCGTGGCCATAATTTCCAACCGGCGGTTACATCTGCCCATTTACTATCTGCTAGGAAACCTGGCTGCAGCCGATCTGTTTGCAGGATTGGCCTACCTGTTTCTCATGCTGCACACAGGCCCCCGCACAGCCCAGCTCTCAGTGAGAGTCTGGTTTTTGCGGCAGGGCCTGCTGGACGCTAGCCTCAGTGCTTCTGTCGTCAACCTTCTGGCCATCGCAGTGGAGCGGCACCGCAGTGTCATGGCTGTGCAGCCACTGAGCCTCCTACCCCGGGGCCGTGTGCTGCTGCTCATGGCTGGCAGTTGGGTAGTTGCACTGGGCCTGGCACTTTTGCCCTCCTACTGGAACTGCTTGTGTAACCTGGACCACTGTGCCCGCCTGGCTCCGCTCTACAGCCGCACCTTCCTGACTTCCTGGGCCCTTGGCAACCTGCTGGCCTTCCTGCTTATGGCAGCTGTCTATGCACGCATCTTCCTCTATGTGCGAAGGCGCATGAATCGCATGTCACAACATGCTGGCTTCCACCCACGCTACCGTGAAACCACAATTGCTCTAGTCAAGACGGTGGTCATCATTTTGGGTGAGGGAACTTTGTCTAAAATGTGGACTTCCTCCCTTCAGTGACTAGCTCCCTCCCAATGACTGACCCACTCATTGACTCCCTTACCAGTTACCATTGACGTCCCCCCCTCCCCGCAAGTGACTGACTCACCTGTAATGTTCTTGGTTCATCCTCCTTAGAGTAACTGTCCCAATCCCTTCTAACTGATCTGATGCTAGCTATGATAATATCCTCCTTTAAAGTGGTTGGACTGCCCTCTACCCTTCCAGTGGCCTACCCTCTCTGACAATGACTGACCACCTAGCAGCTGTGATTGATTTTCCCTTCCCCCTGAAAGTGACTGGTTTCTTTGAAAATAACCCATTCTCCCCTCTGGAGTGATTGGTACTCCTCTATGACTGACTCCTCTATGACATAACCCACCCTAAATGACCAAATACCTCAGAGTGAGCAACATCTTAACTGAGCCCACACTAACAACTACTAATTTCTCTGTTCTCTATCCCTAGGGGCATTTGTGGTCTGCTGGACACCTGGCCAAGTGGTATTGCTTCTGGATGGACTGGGCTGTGATTCGTGCAATGTTTTAGTTGTGGAGAAATACTTCTTGCTCCTGGCTGAGGCTAACTCATTGGTCAACCCAGTTGTATATTCATGCCGGGATGCTGAGATGCGCAGCACCTTCCGCCGTCTACTCTGTGGCTGTTGGAGGAGTTCTTCTCGCCACATACCCCCAAATGGGCCAAGACCTGGAATGAGGGTCAGTCTTCCTGACAGTGGCCATCCCCTAGTGGATTCTTCCCTTTAGCTGTCTCTACACCAAAGGGACAGAACTGATAACTGATTGGGATGGGGACTGACTACTATGAACTGGGGTAATGAATAGTGAACTGCCTCTAAGGCAGGCTGAGATTTAACCCCTTCAAATGAGATGAAACTGACTACTGTGACTATAGGCTATCAAGGTCAGTGCCAGTATCCCCCACTGATTTGCCCTGATGTAATCCTAGGGTTGTCTGTAGtccctcactcccacccccacctagtggggagaagggagatgcTTTTATTTGACAGTTTTACAAACACTTGACTGTTTAATCCTTGGGAGCTGGAATAGGGCTCCCTTCAGATCTTGGTTTGGACATTGTGGATCTGCTTCCTACATCAAAGGGATTAATAAGGACCATGGATTCATAACCTCGTTGAATCTGATTCTGTGAGGAAAATGGGTGGCTGAAATATCTGCCTATCATCCCGCAACACTTCCCCAGAGGCCAGAGCTGGGAATctgcttcccttcccccctcctccattGATTGAACCCTTTCTTGTGTTGACCTAAGCTAGGCATTTCTGACCCTTCAACAGATATGGGAGTGGGGTTTTGCCTGGAACAGCCCTGCACCAGTCCTAGCTCCCTTCTGTTCCTGTGGGTGGTCTGTCTTCTGATCCACAAATAAAGGCTATATCCCTTGATCCAACTGGTCCCCCTGGAAACCTGGGGCCTCCAGTTTCCAGAGGGTGTGACACTTTCAAAGCACTCAGCCCAGCAGAGACAAAGATTCTCCATCTTGCTTTGTCTAAAAGCAATCACTATCTGTGATAGTCTGGGAAAGGAGAGTGCTGTGTGAGcagatggggaagggggagtggCTTGCCACTCCACCGTCCCTTCCTCGGCCCCCAAGTCAGTCCTGTGTCTATCCGTTTGAGGCCAGAGTTCCCTGGAAGAGGCAAGCTCCTCTAGGGACAGAAAGGATGGGCTGTGTCTATAAGAGATACCTCAAGAGCCCTGGGactactccttcttccccaagataATAGGAAGTAAGACTTTCCCATGGCACCAGGTCTGATTCTTCTTTAGAAGAGCCATTCCCTGGAGGGAGCCTCACTTTACCCCAAAGGACAGCCTCAGACTGGGGTTCATCCAGCCCTGTCCTAACCTCAGTTTGGGCTCAGCCTCCTGAAGTTTAGCCCCAGACTGGGGGGCTCAGCTTCCCTCACCCCTGTCTCAGATTGGGATCCAGCCTCCTCCAGCCCAGTGTCAGTTTGGGGCTCAGCCCCCCATCTCAAAAGTGACCTCTGCTGTAGAGGAGGCGGGGATAGGGGTGGAGGGGGAGAAGTCTGAGGGAGGGACGTGGGGCGGGCGTCCCTGAAGCCGAGGCTTGGACCCTCCTAGTGCAGGGAGAGGCGGAGGCTGTTGCCCCGGGTAACGGAGCCGGCGGCCTCCCTGCGGCGCGGGGCGTGGCCGGGGGCGGGCTCGCGCTGGAGCGCGCCGCGGGGGCGGAAAGCGGCCGGCCGGCCGGGGGCGGGGCCAGGCGCGCGCCCCCGCGGCGGGGCCTGTCGGAACGCGCGAGGCGGTCGCGAGGCGCGGGGCTGTTGGTCGCCGACGACGGTGCCAGAGGCCCCGCGGGCGCCCCCTCCCTCAGCGCCATGGACGACCCGTCCCGGCTgctggcggcggcggcggctgcagcCACGCACCCTGGGGGGGCGCTCTCCGGGATCCCGCCCCTACCCCTGCCGCCGCCCGACGCCGAGGAGCTGGAGCCCGCGGCCCCGCACCGcctcccgccgccgccgccggggcCCCCACCACCCGCCCCGGGACCCGGCCCGCACCAGGACACCGGCGACATCCTGCAGCAGATCATGGCCATCACCGACCAGAGCTTGGACGAGGCGCAGGCCcggtaagggggaaggggaggggtctGCTCGGAGGGGGAGGGGCCCTGGACGTGGGGCGCGGAGGTCGGAAAGGGTCCGGccgaggtgggggaaggggaaggtccGAGCCCGGGAACCCCGCAGCCCTTCGTGTCCTGCGGCAGCCGGAGGGGAGGGAGTCCGCAATGAATGAGTAGGAGCTGCGTCCCTGGGCCGGGCTCCCGCCTGCCCTCGGAGGTGGAAGGTGCACGAGGAGGAGTTTTCCCAAACTTTATTTCCCCCGGCGCCCAGGTGGAAAGTCCGAGTGTGGTCTCCCTAAAGCAGGGCTGGGAGAGCGCGGTGCCTGCCCGGCACCTCCTggttagtaggtgcttaataaatgcttcccaaCGGGAGCTCGCTCCTCGAGAGCAAGACTGCCtttcgcctttctttgtattccggTCTCCTAAGGCGGTATCAGGTACATAATAGGCGCTTAATAAGTGCGCCTTCATCATTGCCTTCCTGGAAGGACTAAGAGCCCAGAACTGGGAGTTTGATTTGTTCTCCAGCACAAGTAACAGGACAACATGTTGAACGTGGACATACTATACAGTACATGCTAACGTTACTTATCCTTCTCTTTTACCGAGTGTCATTGGGTAGGTACGGTATGATAGATTTATGGGAAAACCAGGAGAATCTACccagaaagaagaatggaagggggAAATAATGTATTTTTCCAGATATCAAAGTATGTTGAACATGTAACAATTCCCTTCAGTACTTTAATAGGTCCGTGGTTTCATCCATGTGGGTGCTCCCTTCAACAGTAAAGATCAAAACTCAACCCCACCTTCTCAGTCTTGATTTCAAGTGGTCTCCCAAATGTTGCTCTGCCCAGTGTTGCTAGGGCTTTCCTTTAGGTGTTTTGACACATAActgctaactgtatgaccttgaattAGCCTTAGTGCTCTTAGCAACATTAAGTAATCTGCATCAAAGTCAGAGAACCAAAGTGGGAGGAGGATGTCCTctatttaaagtttaaaatgaggaggtgagggaaaagattcctccttcctcttttcatcTGAATTGACAATTAGGTTTTATACCCTTTAGAATTGTTACAGTATTTCTCCCAAATGCTTATGAAACAGTTCCTTTTGGCATGAGAGGTAAACAATTTCCAAATGGATTGTGCTCATTTCAGGTATGGATGACCTCTCAGAGATCTGAACATTATGTGCACTTCAACTGTGGCCCAGGATGAATTGTTCTATTTTAGATACAGTCCACAGTCAAAGCTGATGTTTCCCTAGTAGGTTAAAGAATTttactaaagaaataaaatctaaGGATGGTGAGGAGGGAGTTAGTTTTAATAGTTTAgctggaaggttttttttttcataatttttttctggcTAGAACGCTTGCTAactgataatagtaataacttcTTCaagatttccaaagtgcttttctGTTTATAGGACTTTCCCCCTCCACCCAATTCTTTTCAGAACAGGAGGCCATTTTTATCAGCAAATCAAATCAAGCTAATTTTAAACTGTTCCTTtctcctgaaatttttttttgccaaatatGTCTGAATATTCAGTGTATTTATAgacatgaatttaaaataaattagccTGATCAATAGGTAGCATTGAATCTGAGCGTTCTAGAGCTGTTCAGACTAGATTTAAATCAGACTGACACCAGTGATTTAAACTTAACAAATGATTTCCGCTAGGCTCTAGTTTGCTGAAGTAGCCTTTTAGAGCTAGAGACTAGAATGCTGTTGACATAGTTAAAGAGTAGGGATGCTTGGCAGTGGTGTATGAAATCTCTAGCTGAAGTGTGAGGACTGTAAATGAGAATTTAAGAATACTGAAGAAGcctaatggaaaaagaggtagggAACAGTAGCATCATGTTGGAGCTCAAGGACTGCACCAAGGACTTCTGGAAGTCATCTCAGCAATGtagattttaaatgtaaaatgtagTTTTATAGAATCATTATACTTACCCTAGAATGCCTGCCCACGTAGAATCTGGCTCAGGAGCCTTCTGTCACTTCTAAATTGCCTCTGTTCTTGTATGTGTGGGTGCTTAATTAATAACTATTATAGAGTGCTGCCAGATTTGGGGTTCATTCATGCATTTAGACTTTCATTCAGAAAACAGAattgtaatggaaagaaaactgacaTAGAACAGGAAGCTCTCAGTTTGGATCCCACCTCTGGCGCTGGCTGTGAGattgtggacaagtcatttatagCCTCTTTGGCCcatggtttctttatctgtaaagtacaAATCATAATACCTGTAGTAGCGATCTTACAAGGATATTGGAAAgcccaaatgagagaatatattaagtactttgcagaccttagTGCACTGAGGCAGCTGTGTTGAAGTGGGTGAAGTGCCaggcctggtatcaggaagagccgagttcaaatccaacctcaaacacttcctagccatgtaatcctggacaagtcactttacctctgtctttttcagtttccttaactataaaaagagagataataatagcacctacctcccagggtttttgtgaggatcaaaagagataatatttgtaaagtgcttagcacataaatGTCAAGTATTAATCCAATCAAAATACTAGGAGAAATTTTAAGAGGGAGAGATTACTTTCACCCAGTATGGGGATAGAGGTCAGGAAGAGCTTTAGGTAAGAAGTGGCACTTGAGTTCAGCCGTGCAGAAAAAGATATTTGTGCAGACAAGGATGGGGTGAGGCcagagaatgcattccaggcattgtaGGTAATATGAGCCAAGGTACAGAGTTGGGAAACCATGGAACAGTGATGAGGATGGAAAATCAGCCAATGTTTATCTAGTTGAAAAGCTTTGAGTAATGGTACTCAATAGTATTACTATTTGCATTGAATGAGTTACTTAATTCTTTAATGTGAAAAATGACATTTTGAAAATGTGATGTTCTTGTAGATTTAATGAacatattgatattatttcacaTCTCTTGATAAAGTATTGTGGCTTTCTTTGCTGGTGAATGGCAGAATCATGGAActcaaataataaaacaattttgGACTTACTGCTGGTGACCAAGACATTAAATTTGTGACCTGTTGTTTAATGTTTTTAGTTGATTTTATATTCAAGTAAAGCAGGCTTCTATGAGTCTAAGATAGCTTCTCATACTCTAAGTCTATATAATATCATTCCAGCGGCTAGTATGACCTTAGTGTAATAAAAAATGACTACTGAGCAATTTTAAAGAGAGTTGTAGGGAAAGAAAGCTTTATGAAGTACAttcatatatatctacatatatgtgtgtatatgtgttaatgtttacatatatgtacatataaataaatgtgaacATATATCAAATGATCTCTTTTCCGATgttatatgtatttttgtatgtgttatatgtatttggaatacaaaatttgatggattttgttttcctgaaaGTGAAAGATATTTGGTATTCGTATGGTTTTTAAAGCAAATTAATGTACCTTGCTGATGTCTCtttgaagacttttatttttttctttataaatttgaagGTAAAGTTtccttgattttcctttcttttttaattgatcCTTGTCTTATGGAATTCTTTTAGTATTTAGCTGTAGAGATTTGTAGGTTAATAATCATTTACTGGGCTCACTAcactttaggaaggacattaataaaCTGGTATGTATCAAAAGGAGGGTGATAAGGATGACCACAGGACATACAAGGACTTAGGGACAACATTGTCACCTTCAAATATCTAAAAGTTGTCTTGAagcaaatttttatttaattatgcCTGTTCcaagaggacagaactaggacaAATGAATAGAAgttacagggaggcagattttgactGTCCATgaagttcttcagagactgtCTAAAATGTCAGGGATTTCAGTTTCAGGAAGTTTACTAGATGACTACTGAGactctggttctgctcttttgTTTTGATTGCCCATGAATTAATTCCTAAAGTTTAAAAGATTCAATTTTAATTTGCAAAttgaaaatatcaaataaatgtaaagatatattttttatattcttagagCCAGTACCCaaattatttgtgtacatatttgtatttatttgtagaagatcataggatttagagctgaagtgCACCATAAAAGTCTGTGAAagtgtgaaattttaaaaactacaaaTAGTAATTTACAGCAACCAAGAAAAGAATGCAGGACTTAGtactcaagttcaaatcccaggtctgctacttattatctgtgtgaccttggacacgtCCCTTAACCTCCCTttagggcctcagtttactcatttttgaaatgaggaggttgaagcTGATAACTTCTGAAGCCCCTTCTGGTTCTCAATCTACGATCCTGTGATTGACTTCCATATTGGATTATTTATATTGATTCTCCTGTTCAAACATTGAATGTGGGAATAGAGATGGAGAGCCTGATTAGTGTGCACTCtggctttttttatttttgtgtacccTGGTCTGAATATGGTCTCTTGTTCCTAGTaggaacataataaatatttgtggaatttaTCAATTGCCTTAGTTACTAAGGTCTCCTTAAGTCCAGCCAGTCAGTTAAAGACTTCAGGGAGGACAATAGCAGCCACTAGGCTTTAGCTGTCAGCTGTCTTTGTTCTCAGGCTGTTTGCAGGGTTTAGATATTGATCTTCCATGATGTTTCCGATAACCCGTAATGGCCCCAACATGGTTTGGACTATCCTTGGAAGATGCATGGCCTGCCGTGATCCTGGCAATTCTCTtcaattaaaaactttttttttttgcatttataaatGTCTTGGGGTATTGTTTTAAATCTAGAATCTTAGCAGTAACTCTTTTAAAAGTAGTGTTGAATTAATTGGGAATATAAGCAAGAATCAGTTTGCTTCTGAAAAGACATGTAAATGAACGAGTTATTTATACAGATATATGCAGTccttacacatatatacacatacatacataagtacatacatatacataatgttttaaggaaaacattaaaatacAAACCCCCAAATTGTTGTGCTTTTTGTCTTCTCTAAAGACTATGCCCGGTATTGGAACAGTGCCAGATGATAATAAGGCCCAAGAACAACTTTTCTTTAATTCACTTTTCTGATGTAGAGGGGGttttattaagtgacttttctaactCACCTCTCCTTACATTTCCCTATGGAATGCTCCCTGAGCAATTACATTTTCTGTACTGTATTCTATTATTTGGGACCTGTTTGCTTTGCTTTG harbors:
- the LPAR2 gene encoding lysophosphatidic acid receptor 2 — its product is MDHCYYNESVSFFYNYSGKQLSLDWQPKDVVMVVLGLTVSVVVLLTNLLVIVAIISNRRLHLPIYYLLGNLAAADLFAGLAYLFLMLHTGPRTAQLSVRVWFLRQGLLDASLSASVVNLLAIAVERHRSVMAVQPLSLLPRGRVLLLMAGSWVVALGLALLPSYWNCLCNLDHCARLAPLYSRTFLTSWALGNLLAFLLMAAVYARIFLYVRRRMNRMSQHAGFHPRYRETTIALVKTVVIILGAFVVCWTPGQVVLLLDGLGCDSCNVLVVEKYFLLLAEANSLVNPVVYSCRDAEMRSTFRRLLCGCWRSSSRHIPPNGPRPGMRVSLPDSGHPLVDSSL